In the Ruminococcus sp. OA3 genome, one interval contains:
- the pyrH gene encoding UMP kinase translates to MPMKRVLLKLSGEALAGDKKTGFDEATVTEVARQVKVLCDEGIKVGIVIGGGNFWRGRSSENIDRTKADQIGMLATVMNCIYVSEIFRSQGMQTSVLTPFECGSFTKLFSKDRVNKYFDHNMVVFFAGGTGHPYFSTDTATVLRAVEIEAETILLAKAVDGVYDSDPKDNPDAVKYDEVSIQEVIDKKLAVVDMTASILCMENKMPMIVFGLNEKDSIVSAAHGIITGTNVTV, encoded by the coding sequence ATCCCTATGAAAAGAGTGTTACTTAAATTAAGCGGAGAGGCTTTGGCCGGGGATAAGAAAACCGGATTTGATGAAGCCACTGTGACTGAGGTCGCCAGGCAGGTTAAGGTACTGTGTGATGAAGGTATTAAAGTGGGTATTGTGATTGGAGGCGGCAATTTCTGGCGGGGCAGAAGCAGTGAGAATATTGACCGCACGAAGGCTGACCAGATTGGAATGCTGGCGACAGTGATGAATTGTATTTATGTTTCTGAAATTTTCCGCTCACAGGGTATGCAGACATCGGTTCTGACACCTTTTGAGTGCGGTTCATTTACAAAATTATTTTCTAAAGACCGCGTAAATAAATACTTCGATCACAACATGGTCGTTTTTTTTGCTGGCGGAACGGGCCATCCGTACTTTTCCACAGACACTGCAACCGTACTGCGGGCAGTAGAGATTGAGGCGGAGACGATCCTTTTGGCGAAAGCGGTGGATGGCGTCTATGACAGTGATCCGAAAGATAATCCGGATGCCGTGAAATATGATGAGGTTAGCATTCAGGAAGTGATCGATAAAAAACTGGCGGTCGTGGATATGACAGCCTCTATTCTCTGTATGGAGAATAAGATGCCGATGATCGTCTTTGGTTTGAATGAAAAAGACAGTATTGTCAGTGCTGCACACGGAATCATCACCGGAACGAATGTAACGGTATAG
- a CDS encoding aspartate kinase, with the protein MKKVVKFGGSSLASAEQFQKVGNIIHADKDRRYVVPSAPGKRFSEDIKVTDMLYDCYRAAEGGKEFSKKLQKIQARYQEIISGLKLELSLDEEFDLIARNFKEQAGEDYAASRGEYLNGIVMANYLGMEFIDAAEVIFFDENGNFDEVKTDKCLSERLEGVESAVIPGFYGKRADGVINTFSRGGSDITGSIVAKAVKADLYENWTDVSGFLVTDPRIIANPETIGTITYKELRELSYMGATVLHEDAIFPLRSAGIPINIRNTNRPQDNGTMIVESTCSKPKYTITGIAGKKGFASINIEKDMMNSEIGFGRKVLQVFEENGISFEHVPSGIDTMTVYVHQDEFQEKEQSVIAGLHRAVQPDTIELESDLALIAVVGRGMKRNRGTAGRIFSALAHAHVNVKMIDQGSSELNIIIGVENRDFEAAIKAIYDIFVTVCI; encoded by the coding sequence ATGAAAAAAGTAGTGAAATTTGGAGGAAGTTCGCTGGCCAGCGCAGAGCAGTTTCAAAAGGTCGGCAATATCATCCACGCAGATAAAGACAGAAGATACGTCGTGCCGTCAGCGCCGGGAAAGCGCTTTTCTGAAGATATCAAGGTGACGGATATGTTGTATGATTGCTACCGCGCAGCTGAGGGCGGCAAAGAGTTTTCCAAAAAATTGCAGAAAATTCAGGCGCGTTACCAGGAGATCATCAGTGGATTGAAACTGGAACTGTCATTGGATGAAGAGTTTGACCTGATTGCCCGGAATTTTAAAGAGCAGGCGGGAGAAGATTATGCGGCTTCCAGAGGAGAATATCTGAACGGCATCGTGATGGCAAATTATCTTGGCATGGAGTTTATCGATGCCGCAGAAGTAATTTTCTTTGATGAGAATGGAAACTTTGATGAGGTAAAAACAGATAAATGTCTGTCTGAACGTCTCGAGGGTGTGGAATCTGCAGTAATCCCGGGATTTTACGGAAAGCGTGCAGACGGAGTCATCAATACGTTCTCCCGGGGCGGTTCAGATATCACCGGTTCTATTGTGGCGAAGGCAGTAAAGGCTGATCTATATGAAAACTGGACGGATGTTTCCGGCTTCCTTGTAACAGATCCGCGTATCATCGCAAATCCGGAGACGATCGGCACCATTACTTATAAGGAACTGAGAGAACTTTCTTATATGGGCGCTACAGTCCTGCACGAGGATGCGATCTTCCCCCTCAGAAGCGCCGGAATCCCGATTAATATCCGCAATACAAACCGTCCCCAGGACAATGGGACAATGATCGTAGAAAGTACCTGCAGCAAACCGAAGTATACGATCACTGGTATTGCAGGCAAAAAAGGATTTGCCTCCATCAATATTGAAAAAGATATGATGAATTCAGAGATTGGGTTTGGCAGAAAGGTCCTTCAGGTATTTGAAGAAAACGGTATCAGCTTTGAACATGTTCCCTCCGGTATAGACACAATGACTGTATATGTGCATCAGGATGAGTTTCAGGAAAAAGAGCAGAGCGTGATCGCAGGGCTGCACCGCGCAGTACAGCCGGACACGATCGAGCTGGAATCTGATCTTGCGCTGATTGCTGTAGTTGGAAGAGGTATGAAACGCAACCGCGGGACAGCGGGAAGAATCTTTTCTGCACTGGCACACGCGCATGTAAATGTTAAGATGATCGACCAGGGTTCGAGTGAGCTGAACATCATCATCGGTGTTGAGAACCGTGACTTTGAAGCTGCGATCAAGGCTATTTATGATATTTTTGTGACTGTGTGTATATAA
- the fba gene encoding class II fructose-1,6-bisphosphate aldolase gives MALVTTTEMFKKAYEGGYAIGAFNVNNMEIVQGITEAAGELNSPLILQVSAGARKYANHTYLVKLVEAALIENDIPIALHLDHGADFEICKSCIDGGFTSVMIDGSHHSFEENIEVTKKVVEYAHSKGVVVEGELGQLAGVEDDVNVSAEDAKYTHPDEVEEFVDRTGVDSLAIAIGTSHGAFKFKPGQKPVLRFDILEEITKRLPNFPIVLHGASSVSQEYVKIIQENGGNLADAIGIPEDMLRQAARSAVCKINIDSDLRLAMTAGVRQVLWNKPEAFDPREYLKVGRQNVKDVVAHKITEVLGSNGKA, from the coding sequence ATGGCATTAGTTACAACAACAGAAATGTTTAAGAAAGCTTATGAAGGCGGTTACGCTATTGGTGCTTTCAATGTAAACAACATGGAAATCGTTCAGGGTATTACGGAAGCAGCAGGAGAATTAAACTCTCCATTGATTCTGCAGGTTTCAGCAGGAGCAAGAAAATATGCGAACCACACATACCTTGTAAAATTAGTAGAGGCAGCTCTGATTGAAAATGATATCCCGATCGCACTTCACCTTGATCACGGTGCAGATTTCGAAATCTGTAAATCCTGTATCGACGGTGGATTTACATCTGTTATGATCGACGGTTCTCATCACTCATTTGAAGAGAATATCGAAGTGACAAAAAAAGTTGTAGAGTATGCACATTCTAAAGGTGTAGTGGTTGAAGGCGAGCTGGGACAGCTGGCAGGAGTAGAAGATGACGTTAACGTATCTGCAGAAGATGCCAAATATACACATCCTGATGAAGTAGAAGAATTCGTAGACCGTACAGGCGTTGATTCCCTGGCGATCGCTATCGGAACAAGCCACGGTGCTTTCAAGTTCAAACCGGGACAGAAACCAGTACTGCGTTTCGATATCCTGGAAGAGATTACAAAGCGTCTCCCGAACTTCCCGATCGTTCTTCACGGTGCATCCAGCGTATCTCAGGAATATGTTAAGATTATTCAGGAAAACGGCGGGAATCTGGCTGATGCTATCGGTATTCCGGAAGATATGCTTCGCCAGGCTGCAAGAAGCGCTGTTTGTAAGATCAACATCGATTCCGACCTGCGTCTTGCTATGACTGCAGGTGTAAGACAGGTTCTCTGGAACAAACCGGAAGCATTTGACCCGAGAGAATATCTGAAAGTAGGACGTCAGAATGTAAAGGACGTCGTTGCTCATAAGATCACAGAGGTTCTGGGAAGCAACGGAAAAGCCTGA
- a CDS encoding NlpC/P60 family protein — protein MHKKRIYRALAIAISVSLILPFSSLVGAEAEDVSGTSPPVETVEPEPPEEPTPEPTPDPTEEPTPEPTPDPTEEPTPEPTPDPTEEPTPEPTEEPAPTITPTPEPTGEPAPTVTPTPEPTPTVTPEAEETPEPEDEPEPTPTPSPYNSNEELIASQDIIVPPIIVDTFRFTTVDKVYAICQADEMNVYEEKSEDARVVGTMKKDGLCFILKEEGTDSEWIYIESGVVRGFVKKADLMTDDEAEKFVSEKKEENLLLAESLIDPLENAALTYTKTTVRETIVSKEYALVTGENINIREEMNTDSRIIGVLPKDGLCFILADDLDGWVFVESDNVRGFVKKELLTAGEEAKNQVAATGGWTDEQEQQYQDTLKAYREADKALDEYEASEDRTDEKTQELNQVFAEAKEAREEVVEAKDAALSTGEENYTLAEEKIAPAENKACYYTLTSVKDASVSSVIGTSMVEFAKQFLGNPYVWGGTSLTNGADCSGFVQQIYAHFGYSLPRTSREQAQYGTQIPISEAQPGDLIFYANNGTVYHVVMYMGNGQVIHASSSTTGIITSGINYNNAVWATRLISENDSDKIEAVNAKSQSYGASYLLATSDQYGEVLGNFKLTAYCNCSICCGKWAGGPTASGTAPTQGRTVAMAGVPFGTKLIINGRIYTVEDRGTPYGHVDIYMNDHDECNQFGVQYAQTYLLK, from the coding sequence ATGCACAAAAAAAGAATATATAGGGCACTGGCGATTGCGATCTCGGTAAGCCTGATCTTACCGTTTTCGTCTCTTGTAGGAGCTGAGGCGGAGGATGTTTCGGGGACAAGTCCGCCAGTGGAGACGGTAGAACCGGAACCGCCGGAAGAGCCGACCCCTGAGCCGACCCCAGACCCCACGGAGGAACCGACCCCTGAGCCGACCCCGGACCCCACGGAGGAACCGACCCCTGAGCCGACCCCAGACCCAACGGAAGAACCGACCCCGGAGCCAACGGAGGAACCTGCGCCGACCATAACGCCGACCCCGGAGCCAACGGGGGAGCCTGCGCCGACCGTAACTCCGACACCGGAGCCGACACCGACGGTAACGCCGGAGGCGGAAGAGACACCGGAACCCGAGGATGAGCCGGAGCCGACACCAACGCCGAGCCCCTACAATTCTAATGAAGAACTGATCGCTTCTCAGGATATCATCGTTCCGCCGATCATCGTAGATACGTTCCGTTTTACAACGGTTGATAAAGTATATGCGATCTGCCAGGCAGACGAGATGAACGTCTATGAAGAGAAGAGCGAAGATGCCCGCGTTGTGGGGACCATGAAAAAGGACGGGCTTTGCTTTATTCTGAAGGAAGAAGGCACTGACAGCGAGTGGATTTATATTGAATCCGGAGTTGTCAGAGGATTTGTGAAAAAAGCTGATCTGATGACTGATGACGAAGCAGAGAAATTTGTCAGTGAAAAGAAAGAAGAAAACCTTCTTCTGGCGGAATCACTGATCGATCCCCTGGAAAACGCTGCACTTACTTATACAAAGACGACGGTCCGCGAGACGATCGTATCCAAGGAATACGCGCTGGTCACCGGCGAGAACATCAACATCCGTGAGGAGATGAATACGGATTCCAGGATCATCGGGGTGCTCCCGAAAGACGGTCTGTGCTTTATTCTTGCAGATGATCTGGACGGCTGGGTGTTCGTAGAGTCGGATAACGTCAGAGGATTTGTAAAAAAAGAACTGCTCACAGCCGGCGAAGAGGCGAAGAATCAGGTGGCAGCGACCGGCGGCTGGACAGATGAACAGGAACAGCAGTATCAGGATACACTGAAAGCATACCGCGAAGCTGATAAGGCGCTGGACGAATATGAGGCAAGCGAAGACAGGACCGACGAGAAGACACAGGAACTCAATCAGGTATTCGCGGAAGCAAAAGAAGCCAGAGAAGAGGTTGTGGAAGCAAAAGATGCGGCACTGTCCACTGGCGAAGAGAATTATACCCTGGCTGAGGAGAAGATTGCCCCTGCTGAAAATAAGGCCTGCTATTATACATTGACTTCTGTAAAAGATGCGAGTGTATCCAGTGTTATCGGTACGTCAATGGTTGAATTTGCAAAACAGTTTCTTGGAAATCCATACGTATGGGGAGGAACAAGCCTGACAAACGGAGCAGACTGTTCCGGATTCGTTCAGCAGATCTACGCACATTTTGGATACTCACTTCCGAGAACATCGAGAGAACAGGCACAGTACGGGACACAGATACCGATTTCGGAAGCACAGCCGGGAGACCTGATTTTCTATGCGAATAACGGTACGGTTTATCACGTGGTGATGTACATGGGCAACGGACAGGTTATACATGCCAGCTCCAGTACGACCGGTATTATCACATCCGGGATAAACTACAACAATGCTGTCTGGGCAACCAGACTGATATCAGAAAATGATTCAGACAAGATTGAGGCTGTCAACGCGAAGTCCCAGAGCTACGGTGCTTCCTATCTTCTGGCGACGAGTGACCAGTATGGAGAGGTACTCGGGAACTTCAAACTGACGGCATACTGTAACTGTTCCATCTGCTGCGGTAAGTGGGCAGGCGGACCTACGGCGAGCGGAACAGCTCCGACACAGGGAAGAACTGTAGCTATGGCCGGTGTACCGTTTGGGACAAAGCTGATCATCAATGGAAGGATCTATACCGTAGAGGACAGGGGAACGCCTTATGGACATGTGGATATCTATATGAACGATCATGACGAGTGTAATCAATTTGGTGTTCAGTATGCACAGACATACTTATTGAAGTAA
- the atpC gene encoding ATP synthase F1 subunit epsilon has translation MSTFRVSIIATDKIFYEGLVKILILPAMDGEAAVMAHHEDMVMAVVAGEMRFQTEDGNWTDVVVGTGFVQMINNRALVLVDTAERPEDIDIVRAREAKERAQEQLRQRQSLVEYYHTQASLARAMSRLKAASKHK, from the coding sequence ATGAGTACATTTAGAGTCTCCATCATAGCAACAGATAAAATATTTTACGAAGGTCTGGTCAAAATCCTGATACTGCCGGCTATGGACGGAGAAGCCGCTGTCATGGCACACCATGAGGATATGGTAATGGCGGTGGTCGCCGGCGAGATGCGTTTTCAGACGGAGGACGGAAACTGGACGGATGTGGTGGTCGGCACGGGGTTTGTGCAGATGATCAATAATCGTGCGCTCGTTCTGGTAGACACTGCGGAACGCCCGGAGGATATCGATATTGTAAGGGCGAGGGAAGCAAAGGAGAGGGCACAGGAACAGCTTCGCCAGAGGCAGAGTCTGGTGGAGTATTACCATACGCAGGCGTCTCTTGCAAGGGCCATGTCCAGGTTGAAGGCGGCCAGTAAGCATAAATAA
- the atpD gene encoding F0F1 ATP synthase subunit beta, with protein sequence MKKGKIVQVMGPVVDVGFEDNDLPYIKDALEVDNGGKRCVMEVAQHIGNNTVRCIMLAASEGLRRDMEVLATGSGVKVPVGAKTLGRLFNVLGDTIDGGDEKLDSEEHWVIHRDPPSFEDQSPVVEVLETGIKVIDLLAPYAKGGKIGLFGGAGVGKTVLIQELIHNIATEHGGYSIFTGVGERSREGNDLWSEMKESGVLEKTALVFGQMNEPPGARMRVAETGLTMAEYFRDQEHQNVLLFIDNIFRFVQAGSEVSALLGRMPSAVGYQPTLANEMGELQERIASTKEGSVTSVQAVYVPADDLTDPAPATTFAHLDATTVLSRKIVEQGIYPAVDPLESTSRILEVEVVGEEHYETARKVQEFLQKYKELQDIIGILGMEELSEEDKLTVYRARKIQKFLSQPFHVAENFTGVPGKYVPISETIRGFRMIVDGEMDEYPETAFFNVGTIDEVIEKAETESSDSQKVGA encoded by the coding sequence ATGAAAAAAGGCAAAATTGTACAGGTCATGGGGCCTGTAGTGGACGTAGGGTTTGAAGACAATGACCTGCCGTATATCAAAGATGCCCTTGAAGTCGACAACGGCGGAAAACGGTGCGTGATGGAAGTGGCACAGCATATCGGCAACAACACGGTCCGCTGTATCATGCTTGCGGCGAGTGAGGGACTCAGAAGGGATATGGAAGTCCTTGCAACAGGAAGCGGTGTGAAGGTACCTGTGGGCGCTAAGACGCTGGGGAGGCTGTTTAATGTCCTTGGGGATACGATTGACGGAGGCGATGAGAAACTTGACAGTGAAGAACACTGGGTCATTCACCGGGATCCTCCCAGCTTTGAGGACCAGAGTCCGGTCGTGGAGGTGCTGGAGACAGGAATTAAAGTCATTGACCTTCTGGCACCTTATGCAAAAGGCGGAAAGATCGGTCTGTTTGGAGGTGCAGGCGTCGGGAAAACGGTGCTGATTCAGGAACTGATTCATAATATTGCGACAGAACACGGAGGATATTCTATCTTCACAGGTGTGGGTGAACGCTCACGTGAGGGAAACGATCTGTGGTCGGAGATGAAAGAGTCCGGAGTTCTGGAGAAAACAGCACTGGTATTTGGGCAGATGAACGAGCCGCCGGGAGCTCGTATGCGTGTTGCGGAGACCGGCCTTACGATGGCGGAGTATTTCCGCGATCAGGAACATCAGAATGTACTGCTGTTTATTGATAATATTTTTCGTTTTGTACAGGCGGGTTCTGAGGTTTCTGCACTGTTGGGACGTATGCCGTCCGCAGTCGGATATCAGCCGACCCTGGCAAATGAAATGGGAGAACTGCAGGAGCGAATCGCTTCTACAAAGGAAGGATCTGTCACCTCGGTACAGGCGGTATATGTACCGGCGGATGACCTGACAGACCCGGCTCCGGCGACAACATTTGCGCATCTGGATGCGACTACGGTACTCTCAAGGAAGATCGTGGAGCAGGGTATCTATCCGGCAGTGGATCCTCTGGAGTCTACTTCCAGGATCCTGGAAGTAGAGGTCGTTGGTGAGGAGCATTATGAGACAGCCAGGAAGGTACAGGAGTTTCTTCAGAAATATAAAGAACTTCAGGACATTATCGGTATTCTTGGTATGGAAGAACTTTCTGAAGAAGATAAACTGACAGTATACCGTGCGCGTAAGATACAGAAATTCCTGTCACAGCCGTTCCACGTAGCAGAGAATTTTACGGGTGTTCCGGGAAAATATGTACCGATCTCAGAGACGATCCGTGGTTTCCGTATGATCGTTGACGGGGAGATGGACGAATATCCGGAGACGGCATTTTTCAATGTCGGGACAATTGATGAGGTTATCGAAAAAGCAGAAACAGAATCTTCTGACAGTCAGAAGGTCGGTGCATAG
- the atpG gene encoding ATP synthase F1 subunit gamma, protein MANTREIQSRMRSIQDTMKITNAMYMISSAKIKKAKKRLEETEPYFYTMQSTVHRLMRHVGDVEHIYLEGNTGKDPAEKKVGYIVITADKGMAGSYNHNIVKIAEECMRETPNHMLFVLGQLGRQYFEKKGISIDMTFRYTVQKPTMHRARVVAEKMIDLYRNKELDEVRLIFTKMTGAVQSENDVIQLLPMKRIKVSEVPVDVHMEEVLFLPSAGEVLEHIVPNYLAGILYGALVESYSCEQNARMMAMQAATDSARDMLRDLSIEFNRVRQAAITQEITEVCSGARAQQSK, encoded by the coding sequence ATGGCGAATACGAGAGAAATACAAAGCAGAATGCGGAGCATTCAGGATACCATGAAGATCACGAATGCCATGTATATGATTTCTTCGGCCAAGATAAAAAAAGCAAAAAAACGTCTGGAAGAAACAGAACCATACTTTTATACCATGCAGTCGACCGTGCACCGCCTGATGCGTCATGTAGGAGATGTGGAGCACATATATCTGGAGGGAAACACGGGGAAGGATCCTGCTGAGAAGAAGGTAGGCTATATCGTGATCACTGCAGACAAGGGTATGGCTGGTTCTTACAATCATAATATTGTTAAAATTGCCGAGGAGTGTATGAGGGAGACTCCGAATCATATGCTGTTCGTGCTGGGGCAGCTGGGACGACAGTATTTCGAGAAGAAGGGCATCAGCATCGATATGACATTTCGATACACCGTTCAGAAGCCGACGATGCATCGTGCGCGTGTGGTAGCTGAGAAGATGATCGATCTCTACCGTAACAAGGAATTGGACGAAGTCCGGCTGATTTTCACCAAAATGACGGGTGCCGTACAGTCCGAAAACGATGTGATCCAGCTTCTTCCAATGAAGCGGATCAAAGTCAGTGAAGTACCGGTGGATGTGCATATGGAAGAGGTTTTGTTTCTGCCCTCGGCAGGTGAGGTACTGGAACACATTGTACCGAATTATCTGGCGGGCATCCTATACGGCGCGCTTGTCGAATCGTATTCCTGTGAGCAGAATGCCCGCATGATGGCGATGCAGGCGGCGACGGACAGTGCAAGGGATATGCTCAGAGATCTTTCGATAGAGTTTAACAGAGTGCGGCAGGCGGCGATCACTCAGGAAATTACAGAAGTCTGCAGCGGTGCAAGGGCGCAGCAGTCAAAATAG
- the atpA gene encoding F0F1 ATP synthase subunit alpha translates to MKRVGAFSSDEIISILKSEIENFEINEKATETGTVIWVGDGIATVYGLNHVMYGEIVIFENGLKGMVQDIKRNETGCILFGKEAGIREGTKVRRTERKAGIPVGEGYIGRIVDALGSPIDGKGEIPSDDYRPIENEAPGIIDRKSVDVPMETGILAIDSMFPIGRGQRELIIGDRQTGKTSIAIDTILNQKGKDVICIYAAIGQKASTVAKVVNTLQKHDAMDYSVVVSATASDCASLQYIAPYSATALAEYFMYQGKDVLIVYDDLSKHAVAYRALSLLLGRSPGREAYPGDVFYLHSRLLERSSRLSDEKGGGSITALPIIETQAGDVSAYIPTNVISITDGQIFLESDLFFAGMRPAVNVGLSVSRVGGAAQTKAMKKAAGSVRIDLAQYREMEIFTQFSSDLDPATTEQLKYGSGLMQLLKQPLCQPMSLSDQVITLCAATGKVLLDVDAKEIKQFQADMLSFFASVHPEVAREINDTKVLTDDLMKKIVDIAIEFKNR, encoded by the coding sequence GTGAAAAGAGTGGGTGCATTTAGTTCAGATGAAATCATATCGATTTTAAAAAGCGAAATTGAGAATTTTGAAATAAACGAAAAAGCCACGGAAACAGGCACTGTTATCTGGGTCGGCGACGGTATTGCTACGGTTTATGGTCTGAACCATGTGATGTACGGTGAAATCGTAATATTTGAAAATGGTTTAAAAGGCATGGTTCAGGATATCAAAAGAAATGAGACCGGCTGTATTCTGTTCGGAAAAGAGGCAGGAATCCGTGAGGGGACGAAAGTCAGACGTACAGAACGCAAAGCAGGCATTCCAGTGGGAGAGGGCTATATTGGACGTATCGTGGATGCGCTGGGCTCTCCGATCGACGGCAAAGGAGAGATTCCTTCGGATGATTACCGCCCAATAGAAAATGAGGCGCCGGGGATCATTGACCGTAAGTCTGTCGATGTACCGATGGAGACGGGGATCCTGGCCATTGATTCCATGTTCCCGATCGGACGTGGACAGAGAGAGCTGATCATCGGTGACCGGCAGACCGGAAAAACATCTATTGCGATTGATACGATCCTGAATCAGAAGGGTAAGGATGTGATCTGCATCTATGCCGCGATCGGACAGAAAGCGTCGACAGTGGCGAAAGTGGTAAATACGCTTCAGAAGCATGATGCGATGGATTATTCGGTGGTCGTTTCGGCGACGGCCAGTGACTGCGCTTCACTTCAGTATATCGCACCGTATTCAGCCACGGCACTTGCGGAATATTTTATGTATCAGGGAAAAGATGTTTTGATCGTCTATGATGATCTGTCTAAGCATGCGGTCGCCTATCGTGCGCTGTCACTTCTGCTGGGCAGATCTCCGGGAAGGGAAGCTTATCCGGGAGATGTCTTTTATCTTCACTCCAGGCTTCTGGAGCGTTCCAGTCGTCTGAGCGATGAGAAGGGCGGAGGTTCGATCACAGCACTTCCTATTATCGAGACGCAGGCAGGAGATGTATCCGCATATATACCGACAAACGTCATATCCATCACAGACGGACAGATTTTCCTGGAAAGTGACCTGTTCTTTGCCGGCATGCGGCCTGCTGTCAACGTGGGACTGTCAGTATCTCGTGTCGGCGGTGCAGCCCAGACAAAAGCCATGAAAAAAGCAGCAGGCAGCGTCCGTATCGATCTGGCACAGTATCGGGAGATGGAGATTTTCACGCAGTTCAGTTCGGACCTTGATCCGGCTACAACAGAACAGCTGAAATACGGAAGTGGATTGATGCAGCTGTTGAAACAGCCGCTGTGCCAGCCAATGAGCCTGTCGGATCAGGTCATCACGCTGTGCGCGGCAACAGGCAAAGTGCTGCTCGATGTGGATGCAAAAGAGATCAAACAGTTTCAGGCTGATATGCTTTCATTTTTTGCGAGTGTACACCCTGAAGTTGCCAGGGAAATCAATGATACGAAGGTACTGACAGATGATTTGATGAAAAAGATTGTTGACATTGCAATAGAATTTAAGAACAGGTGA
- the atpH gene encoding ATP synthase F1 subunit delta, with translation MTQTAINYARVLFDLAIPGDEIAQTEELLDKEPLILKALKSPVVQMKEKYRVIDRIFPAELHSFLKVICSNDRVDDLQEIFREYRKYVHTQNRTVDAVIECVTPPAEAQEEKICAFLKKKYHAKQVVLEKIGKPELIGGFVLRVNDEEYDWSLKGRLQQLEQKLTRR, from the coding sequence ATGACACAAACAGCAATTAATTATGCCAGAGTCTTGTTTGACCTTGCCATTCCCGGAGATGAGATTGCGCAGACAGAGGAGCTTCTGGATAAAGAGCCTCTCATTTTGAAAGCTTTAAAGAGTCCGGTTGTCCAGATGAAAGAAAAATACAGAGTGATTGACCGTATTTTCCCGGCAGAGTTACATAGCTTTCTGAAAGTGATCTGCAGTAATGACAGGGTTGATGACCTGCAGGAGATATTTCGGGAATACAGAAAATATGTACATACGCAGAATAGGACCGTGGACGCTGTGATTGAATGTGTGACACCGCCTGCGGAGGCGCAGGAAGAAAAAATCTGTGCCTTTCTAAAGAAAAAATATCATGCAAAACAAGTTGTCCTTGAGAAAATAGGGAAGCCGGAACTGATCGGCGGATTTGTTCTGCGTGTGAATGACGAGGAATATGACTGGAGCCTCAAGGGGAGACTTCAACAATTAGAACAAAAACTGACCCGGAGGTGA
- the atpF gene encoding F0F1 ATP synthase subunit B — protein MLSLDIYNVVFTVINLIILFLILTKFLIKPVSAIMEKRDSEIKNNLEAADHANQTANQLKAEYEASLHHAYETSEEIVKKAQATAREEAERIVREANEKAGKIVEEANRSIAMSREKAMEDMRSQIASLAMTAAVKMLSDQSREDNDRMLYDSFLTKAGEANDTNSN, from the coding sequence ATGCTTAGCCTTGACATTTATAACGTTGTTTTTACCGTTATTAACCTGATCATCCTCTTTTTGATATTGACAAAGTTTCTGATCAAACCGGTTTCGGCCATCATGGAAAAACGGGATTCAGAGATAAAGAACAATCTGGAAGCGGCAGATCATGCAAATCAGACTGCGAATCAGCTGAAAGCGGAATATGAAGCATCTTTGCATCATGCATACGAGACGTCTGAAGAAATTGTAAAAAAAGCGCAGGCCACAGCCAGGGAGGAAGCAGAGCGAATTGTTCGCGAGGCCAACGAGAAGGCTGGAAAAATCGTAGAAGAAGCAAATCGCTCCATCGCGATGAGTCGGGAAAAGGCGATGGAAGATATGCGCTCTCAGATCGCATCTCTGGCTATGACTGCTGCAGTTAAAATGCTGAGCGATCAGAGCAGAGAAGATAATGACCGTATGCTCTACGATTCATTTCTAACAAAAGCAGGTGAAGCCAATGACACAAACAGCAATTAA
- the atpE gene encoding ATP synthase F0 subunit C, with protein sequence MSTTLIAIGAGIAVLTGVGAGVGIGIATSKATDAIARQPEAEGKISKALLLGCALAEATAIYGFVIALLIILFLK encoded by the coding sequence ATGTCAACAACTTTAATCGCAATCGGAGCAGGAATCGCAGTTTTAACAGGTGTAGGTGCAGGCGTGGGTATTGGAATTGCCACGTCAAAAGCAACGGATGCAATCGCAAGGCAGCCGGAAGCAGAGGGAAAGATCAGTAAAGCACTTCTTCTGGGATGTGCACTTGCAGAGGCGACAGCCATCTATGGTTTTGTTATTGCGCTTCTGATCATCTTATTCTTAAAATAA